GGTGGCGGTCTGGTTCTTCAGCCGCCCCGGCGACCTCACGGGTCTGGGCAAGGTCGTCACCGACAAGACCGGCGAGGTGGTCAACTCCGCCTTCTCCGGGCTGCCCGGCGCGGGCGGCACCTCCTGCCTGCCCGCGAAGGGAGAGGCCAACCCGCAGGTCCAGGGCGGCGGGTACGGCCAGAGCGGCGTGCCGGGCGTCGAGCAGAACTCCGACGCGCTCTGGTCCACCCTGGTCTGCAAGCCGTGGCTGATGGGCCAGTTCGGCACGGCCGACGCCAACGCCCCCATCATCAAGGTGTTCGGCGCCAAGCTGCTGGAGATCCAGACGATCGACGCGGCCGAGATGAAGTCCGAGCAGATGCCGGAGGCGAACTCCCACCAGGCGAGATACGAGACGGAGGTCGCCGACAAGCTGCAGAACACGCCGGTCTTCCCCCTCTTCCAGGGCAAGGACTGGACGAGCCGCCTGGGGGTCGCGATCGGCGCCCTCATGGCCGCGGTGGTCGCGGGGCTGCTGATCTTCCTGGTGGCGGTCTCGCTGCTGGTGCTCAAGGTCGGGTTCCTGCTGCTGCTCATCCTCGCGCCGGTCTTCCTGCTGATCGGCGTCCATCCGGGATCCGGGCGGATCATCGCCATGCGCTGGGTGGAGATGCTGATAGGCACCCTGCTCAGACAGGCCGTGCTCGCCCTCGTCCTCGGCGTGCTCGTCTACGGCTACGCCCTGATCATCTCCACGGCGATGCCGTGGGGCATGCAGGTCATGTTCATGGCGATCCTGACGATCGCGGTGTTCTTCTACCGGCGGCCGTTCCAGCACCTGTTCTCGTCCATGGACGGGCACACGCTCACCACCCGGATGCTCGGCGACGCGGCGACCGCGCCGACCCTGCAGCGGGCGGCGTCCGCGCTGCCGCCGGTCGCGGCGGCCAGGGTGGGCCGGTGGGGCATGCGCAAGGCCGAGCCGATGCTGCAGGCGGCCGCGATGGCCGGCGGAGCCTCCGTCGGCGCGGCGGCGGCCGCGGTCGCCCAGGGCAGGGTCCGCGGCGAGGACGGCGGTGCCACGCCGGCCACACCGTCGGGCACCCGGGTCCCGACCGGCGCCCAACCGGCGCCGCTCGACACCGACTCCCAGGCGGCGGGGCGGCGCAAGGGCACCGGCAGGCCGGTCACCGCGGCCCGCCCCGGCGCGGCGCCGCCGCTCAACCTCTCCGGAGCCGGTACGGGAGGCGGCGCGCCCCCCACCCGGGCCGCAGGCTCCTCCGGGCGCGGCTCGGGCGGGTCGGGCGGTTCCGGCGGCTGGTTCGGCGGCCGTTCCGGCGGCTGGGCCCCGCAGGGAGGCTCGGGCGGCCGGTCCTCCTCGGGTGGCGGGTCCTCCTCGGCGGGCAGGTCGTCCGGTTCCCCGGCGGTCCGGCCCTCGGCACCCTCGCCGGGCAGGTCGTCCGGTTCCTCGGGTTCCTCCGGCTCCTCGGGCGGTGGCGGTCGTTCCGGCGGGAGCATCTTCGGCGGCGGTGGATCCTCCCGGGGCTCCTCGGGCTCCGGCTCCTCGCGAGGCGGCTCCGGCTCGGGATCGCGTAACGGCGGGTCCTCCCGCGGCTCCTCGGGTTCCGGCGGTTCCGGCGGTTCCGGTGGTTCCGGTGGTTCCGGCGGGAGCATCTTCGGCGGCTCCTCCCGGAGCTCCGGTGGTTCGCGCAACCGTGACTCCGGAGGCAGGTCGTCCGAGGCGCCCCCGCTCTGGATCACCAGGCGGGCGGAGCGCGGCGGGGAGGCCGGTGAGCCGCCGCCGTTCTGGCTGCGCCCGTCCAACCGCGGCAAGGACTGACAATGATCGAGGGAGGCAGCCGGCGGGGAGCCGTCTTCGCGGTGCTGGTCGTGATACTCGCCGCCGTCGGCGTCTACCTGACCATGTGGCCGGACGCCGGAGAGGGACCGGAGACCCCGGCGGAGCCGGCGGGCGTCACCCGTACCGTGGCGTCCGGGCAGGAGCCGGCCGCGGAGCCGGCGCGCCCGGCGGCGACGGCCAGCAACGCGCCCTTCGACGTCTACTCCTACCTGCCGATGACCAAGCAGGAGCTGGCCGCCGCCGCCGACTACGCGCAGCGTTTCACCGCCGAGTACGGCACGTTCAGCTACGACGAGGACCCGGCGGTCTACGGCGACCGCCTCAAGGGGTACGTCACGGCGGAATTCTCCGGGGCGCTGCTGCGGACCGTCACCTCGCCGGGCACCGTCGAGGCGAACAGGGCCGACGAGATCGTCTCGGTCGGGGCGGCGCGGGTGAAGGAGATCCGGCAGATCGACAGTGCCTCGGTGGTCTTCGTGGTCGTCGGCACCCAGAACGTCACGGCCAGGAGCGGGGTGAACGAGAGGACCGCGGAGTACGCCGTCACGCTCATCCAGGTCGGCGCCGAATGGCGGGTCCACGATCTCCAGCCCGCGGACTCCGGCCAGGAGGGGGACGACCAGCTCTCCGAGACCGGTGCGACCGGCGAGACCGGCGAGACCGGATGAGCGCCGAGATCACGTACGGGACGGGCGGCGGGGGCGGATGAGGAACAACAAAAACCTCCGCCTCGCGCTGATCCTCGGGGTCGCCGCGCTCTGCCTGATCACGCTGATCATGGCGCCGATGATGATGATCAGCGGCTTCCCCACCTTCCCGTCGATCACCGGGGAGGCGCAGCCCGAGTGCGGGGACACCGCGCAGTCGGTGGAGGACCAGTCGGAGACCGCGACGTCCGACATCCCCGAGGAGTATCTGAAGCTGTACCGCGAGCACGGCCGGAAGGTCGGCGTGCAGTGGAACGTGCTCGCCGGGGTCGGCAAGCGCGAGACCAACCACGGCCGTTCCACGCTTCCCGGCGTGCGGAGCGGCACCAACTACGCGGGCGCCGCCGGGCCGATGCAGTTTCTCATCAGCACGTGGGGCGGCAAGGCCAAGATCAAGATCCCGTCCACGTTCAACGGCTACGCCTCCGACGGCGACGGAGACGGCTGGGCCGACGTGTACAACCCGGCGGACGCCATCCTAGGCGCGGCGAAGATGCTGAAGCGGAACGGCGCGCCGGAGGACGTGCGACGTTCGCTGTTCGTCTACAACCGTGCCTGGTGGTACGTCGACCAGGTCATGGAGATCGCCGGGAAGTACGCCAAGGACGGCGAGGTCACCGTCCCGCCCGAGGCGGACGACAGCTGCGACGAGCCCATGCTGGAGGCGGCGCCGACGAGCACGGTGGCCGCGATCCTCGAGTACGCGCTGGCCCAGCGCGGCAAGCCCTACATCTGGGGCGGTACGGGTCCGGCGGGCTACGACTGCTCGGGGATCATCTACATGGCCTACCGGAGCGTCGGCCTCACCATCCCGCGCACCACGTTCGGCCAGTGGCCGTTCGGCGTGGAGGTTTCCGAGGGGGAGGAGCAGGCGGGAGACCTCGTCTTCTTCAACTCCGGTCCAGGAACCGGCCCAGACCGTCCCGGGCACGTGGGAATGGTGGTCTCTCCGGGCAAGATGGTCGAGGCGAGATGCCGGCTGTGCGGGCCGATCAAGGTCACCACCTATCGGGAGCGCACCGGGATCGTGGGATTCACCCGGCCGCTGCAACACCCCCAGGTCCTCGCGCAACTCAAGTCGCGGGAGCAGGGCTGACAGAATCGGGAGCCATGGAAAAGGTCGTTGTGGGCGCCGCCATCGTCGACGGCGACGGGAGATTGCTCGCCGCTCAGCGTGCTGACCCTCCCGAGCTGGCCGGAGGGTGGGAACTGCCCGGGGGGAAGGTCGATCCCGGGGAGGACGAGCACGCGGCACTGGTCAGGGAGTGCCAGGAGGAGCTCGGCGTGCTGATCGAGGTGGGCGAGCGCGTCGGCGGAGACTGGGCGCTCGCCGGCGGCTACGTCCTCCGGGTCTGGCTCGCGGTGGTCGCCGAGGGCAAGCCCGAGGCGAGGGAGCATCTGGATCTGCGCTGGCTGACCGAGGACGAGCTCTACGACGTGGCGTGGCTCCCCGCGGACCTTCCAATCGTCCGGGCGGTACAAGGTCGTCTCAACGATGGGCAAGGTCGGTTCAATAAGGATTGATCCACTCCGCAGCGTGACATAACTGCTACTGGACGTGGCGATGTCGCGTGTCCGTACCCGGGGAACGGAGATATGCGGTGACCGTATGGTGGCGTGGTGCTGGGTTCGTGTCGGCGGTCGGAGCGGGGGTGCTCGT
This region of Streptosporangium sp. NBC_01495 genomic DNA includes:
- a CDS encoding type IV secretion system protein; this encodes MKVSRKGFEGFRERRSRNGPKGSRERGSRRGRLGRRIAIGLVVLAAFLALPLAFPGDTSTAVAAAPCDMSPDLSPDMVAGGVDGLIQPPLPDPAQPGAPAAQPPATQGNYATYGMSGQFWHTHMLGCDDIAAVMGNAMANTVFLWAKALDRLTITTYQAAATEGPLESIKNVVDDMVVRLADAMYWPYLRPLVILGAIWLAWYGLIRKRATTTAEGVIWMVLAVTVAVWFFSRPGDLTGLGKVVTDKTGEVVNSAFSGLPGAGGTSCLPAKGEANPQVQGGGYGQSGVPGVEQNSDALWSTLVCKPWLMGQFGTADANAPIIKVFGAKLLEIQTIDAAEMKSEQMPEANSHQARYETEVADKLQNTPVFPLFQGKDWTSRLGVAIGALMAAVVAGLLIFLVAVSLLVLKVGFLLLLILAPVFLLIGVHPGSGRIIAMRWVEMLIGTLLRQAVLALVLGVLVYGYALIISTAMPWGMQVMFMAILTIAVFFYRRPFQHLFSSMDGHTLTTRMLGDAATAPTLQRAASALPPVAAARVGRWGMRKAEPMLQAAAMAGGASVGAAAAAVAQGRVRGEDGGATPATPSGTRVPTGAQPAPLDTDSQAAGRRKGTGRPVTAARPGAAPPLNLSGAGTGGGAPPTRAAGSSGRGSGGSGGSGGWFGGRSGGWAPQGGSGGRSSSGGGSSSAGRSSGSPAVRPSAPSPGRSSGSSGSSGSSGGGGRSGGSIFGGGGSSRGSSGSGSSRGGSGSGSRNGGSSRGSSGSGGSGGSGGSGGSGGSIFGGSSRSSGGSRNRDSGGRSSEAPPLWITRRAERGGEAGEPPPFWLRPSNRGKD
- a CDS encoding (deoxy)nucleoside triphosphate pyrophosphohydrolase gives rise to the protein MEKVVVGAAIVDGDGRLLAAQRADPPELAGGWELPGGKVDPGEDEHAALVRECQEELGVLIEVGERVGGDWALAGGYVLRVWLAVVAEGKPEAREHLDLRWLTEDELYDVAWLPADLPIVRAVQGRLNDGQGRFNKD
- a CDS encoding C40 family peptidase; translation: MRNNKNLRLALILGVAALCLITLIMAPMMMISGFPTFPSITGEAQPECGDTAQSVEDQSETATSDIPEEYLKLYREHGRKVGVQWNVLAGVGKRETNHGRSTLPGVRSGTNYAGAAGPMQFLISTWGGKAKIKIPSTFNGYASDGDGDGWADVYNPADAILGAAKMLKRNGAPEDVRRSLFVYNRAWWYVDQVMEIAGKYAKDGEVTVPPEADDSCDEPMLEAAPTSTVAAILEYALAQRGKPYIWGGTGPAGYDCSGIIYMAYRSVGLTIPRTTFGQWPFGVEVSEGEEQAGDLVFFNSGPGTGPDRPGHVGMVVSPGKMVEARCRLCGPIKVTTYRERTGIVGFTRPLQHPQVLAQLKSREQG